TCCCAGAAGCGGCACGCAAAGCAGGTTGAGTGGCACAGAGAAGAGAGTGAGGCGATGGAAGTAGACGGCCATGGGCAGTGCCATCACCATCTCGGCTACAAGACTGACAAAGGCGAGTTCCACGAGATGTAGTGCAGCACGTACGATCCATGCGGGCAGGCTGCGAGCCCATGCTCCAAGGATCCATCCCACGGGCCGCCCGTACATTCGCAGCAATACACGGAAGTGCGCAATCCGCGGAGGAAAACCGGTATCGAGTTGCACCAGACGCAGCCTCTGCGTCGCCCGGAGATACGGCTGCACGGTGCGCTCAAGCAGAGGCACGGCGATCCCTCCGATAGCGATGATGACCAGCAGCGACATCTGCAGGCTGGCTTCAAAGATCAGGTGTGGTGCTTCCGCAATCACTACAACCGCCGCAAGGCCAAGGGCGTTCAATGTGCTGGGCTCGCGGGAGAGCCAGCGTGTGAGCAGGAAGACAACCGTCATGGTCAACGCGCGCTGCACCGGCGGCTGGAAGCCGGTGAGCAAGGCATAGATCGTTGTAAGTCCAATCGTGATCAACACACGCCCGCCTTCCGGAAGACGACGCGGCAGCAACATGTAGATCATCGCTGCCAGCAGAGCCAGATGCATCCCGGCGACGACGAAGACATGGAAGGTGCCGGTACGCTCAAAGGCAAGACGCATGCGGTGATCCAACAGCGTGCGGTCACCAAAGAGCATGGCGCTCAGCATGCCGGCATCATCCTGCGTGAGTCGCAGCATGGTTGGCAGCATGCGGTTTCCGCGGGAGTCGGCTACGCGCTGCAGGCGACCGGCTGACCACGTTGCCCAGGCATGCAACATACAGGTAAACCCAGCATGAGACGCCGGCGTTGGCTGCAGCACGGTTGCATGAATGCTGGCGGTGGCGGCGATTCCCTGCTGTCCCAGGTAATCGGCATACTGCCACACGCCCTGGTCGAGATAGCGTTCCGCTGTGCGCATCTGCGCGGCAAACGCGAGCCTGTCACCGCAATGCAGACGCGGAAGCCCGGTCACGTCGGCAGCCTGCACATAGAGACGAAGGCCTCCCTTCACCGGCAGCATGCGCGATGTCTCGGGCTTCACCTCTTCGACGCTGTCGACCGCAAGATCCACGGCAAGGAGCTTTGCATGCTTCGGCGCAGACTCTTCTTCCAGCGCCTCGGGATCAAAGGTTTCGGGAGCATAAGCTGCGGCGCTAAGCGGCTGGACACGGACCACCTGCGCAGTGATCTGGCGACTCAGTCGATCGGCATACTGCGATAACTCCGATGCAGTGGCAGCACGAGGTTCCAGCTCCAGACACAACATGCCCGCTACCAGCCAAAGCAACAACGCAGGCCAGAGCGCGACCCGCGGGGCATAACGCAGCGCGAGCCATGTCACAAGAACACAACACGCGCTAAGCCATAGAAGGCAGCCGATCGGAGTCCAGTTCCATCGCGCCAGAAGAATGCCGAAGACGAAGCTTACAGCGGCAAGAAAGACAGGAATACGCCCGAGCCGCAACGGCTCAATCGCCCAGCGAGGCCACAACGTATCGAGAATGGATGTGGCCCCGTGCACAGATGGACAACGCCTGCAAAAACTATCTCTCGAAGACGGTAACCGTCTCCAGATGAAATGTCTGGGGAAACATGTCCACGAGATGCAGCTCGGCTAACGTGTAGCCGGATTGTAGCAGTCCGGCTGCATCGCGCGAGAAGGTTGCAGGATCGCAGGAGACGTAGACGATCTGTCGTGCCTGTAAGGCGCCGAGCCGCTCGACGACCTCTGCCCCCAGACCCGCACGGGGCGGGTCCACAACAACCAGATCTGGCGTCTGCAGTTTGCCGCGGCGCAGAAACTCTGCCGTTGTAGCGCGAAGGGCACGATGCGGCGCGGTCACCAGCGATGACAGCTCGCGGAAGCTGGCCTCGCCGATCTCGACGGCTGTTACCTGCGCGAAACGCGGCATGAGTGCAGCCGTGAAAAGACCGGCGCCGGCGTAGAGATCCCATGCATGCTGCCCGCTACGATCTGCTGTCACCAGAGAGACCATCGTGTCGATGAGAAAACGGTTCACCTGGAAGAAGCCGCCTGCCTGGACACGATAGCTCTGACCTGCCGCTGCGTACGGCAGAGAGGGCTCACCCCACTGTGCCGCAACGTGGCCTTCCACCGACTCATCCGGCTGACCGCGATGTCCGCGCTGGTCACGATCGGCCTGCACAACACTGGCTCCGATGAGCTGCGGCACCTTCGCCTGCAATGCTTCACTGAGCCGCGCCAGACGCTGTGACGCGATGGGCTTTGCGGCAAGCAGAGTGAGTTGTAGTTTGCTTTCAGAGGCATCAGTAAACAGCTCCACTTCGGCAATGCCTTCCAGCGGAAGTTCCATCAGCGTCTGGGCTGCCTGCCACAACAGGGGCGCGGCGATAGGGCACTCTGCAATTGGTAGAAAGACATGCGATCCGCGACGGTTGTAGCCGAGCCGGTTGTTCTCGCAGCGCAGGCGAATACGGTTGCGATAGTGCCATGAGGCGGCGGAGTGGACGGTGATCTCAGGAAGCTGGCGTACACCTGCGCGCTCCAGGGTCTCGCGCAGGATGCCGCGTTTCATGGCCAGCTGCGCCTCGTAGGCGGCATGCTGATATTGGCATCCGCCGCATACGCCGAAGTGACGGCACGGTGCGACAACGCGTTCCGGCGCGGGCTCAAGCACGGAGAGCAATTCCGCCTCGGAAAAACCTTTCTTCGATGCGCGAACGCCGGCATCCACTACTTCGCCGGGAAGAGCGAAGGGAACGAAGACGGCCTTACCCGCCTGCTCACCTTCGGTCATGCGGGCGAGACCGTTGCCGCCGTAGATGGCCTTCTCGATGCGCAGCTTCATAGGTCGTGGGTCATGTAGAAGAGCGAGAGGCGTGGAAGATTACGCGCCTCAAGCATACGTTTCTGCAGGAACTGCTGCTCCACCTGGCGAATCTGCACGGCCTGCATGCGGCTGCGATATGGCGCAAGCTCGCGTGCGGCCTGTTCGCGCAATGCGGTCAGCTCTGCCTCGGGCGCGGCCGTCATCAGACCGGCAAAGAGCTTCTCTTCCAGCACGGTCAGCGTGCGATCCAGTTGCTCCATATTTCCAGCCGTTGCGCGCATCTCCACGGCCAGCGCACGGAGACGGGTTGCCACTTCAGCAGCTACAGCATCGGCGGGAGCAGCCAGTTTCGCGCCCGCAAGGATGCCCGCATTCGACTCCAGGTAGCGCGCGACAGACTCACCCTCGAAGCCGGAGTCCTGTTCTTCCTTAGATTGCTGTGAGGCGCCGATGGCGGCTTCCTTCATCTCCTCGGTTGCTTCCATCACGGCCTGCGCACACCATGCCAGGCCGTTAACCTTCCGCATGCCACGGGAAGCGCGTCGCTGGCGCTCGTCATACTTATCGAAGGCCTGATCGATGCCGCGCAGCACGGCTTCCAGTGGGATGCCGGCTTCACGCCAGGTCTCAATCAAAGCCCAGTCCAGCGTGGAGAGCATAAGAAGCGATCCGCGACGCTGCTGAAAACGCTGTTCGATCTCAGTGAAGTAGTTGAAGTAATTCAGCACCGCTACGCCTGCAACACCTTCGCAGCTTCGCCCTGCCGGCGGCGGCGCTCCTGGTTGCGGTCGTAGATGATGCGGAGACCTTCAAGGGTAAGCAACTCGTCGACCGTGTCGAGATAGCGCGAGCCAGGAGCGATCAGCTTGCCGAGCCCCCCGGTCACAACTGTCTTCACCGGGGCGGCGAGTTCAGTAATCATCCGCTCCAGAATGCCATCCACAAGGCCGATATAGCCGTAGTACAGACCGATCTGAATGTTATCGGTCGTATTGGTGCCGATGATCTTGGACGGCTTGCGGATCTCAACGCGCGACAGACGCGCCGCCAGATTGAAGAGCGCATCGGCGGAGATACCCAGGCCCGGAGCGATAGCTCCGCCGAGAAACTCACCTTTGGCCGAAACGACATCGAAGGTCGTGGCTGTGCCCATGTCCACCACAATGCAGGGACCGCCATAGCGCTCGAATGCCGCGACACAGTTCACAATGCGGTCGGCGCCGACCTCGGTAGGATGATCGACCAGGACAGCGAGGCCCGTTCGAATACCCGGCTCTACGAAAAGCGGCCGGATTTTGAATAACGTCTCCGAGACACGGCGCAACACGTGGTCGACGGGCGGGACGACGGAGGAGATAGCGATTCCGGTTACATCTTCAATCTTCAGATTGCGCAGCTCAAAGAGCTCTCGCAGAAGAACGCTCATCTCGTCGACAGTGCGATGGTGAATGGTGGTAACACGCCAGTCGGCGATAAGCTTTGACGGCTGACCGGCCTCAGGGCGGTCATACACGCCCAGCATAATGTTGGTGTTTCCTACGTCGAGTGCCAGTAGCATTGCGCGCTCTCTTAGCCTCTTTTCCCTTTCGGTCATTCGCAAGGACGCACACCGCCGGAGCGGACCGTGCGTGTGCCGTCACGGGTGTTAACCAGCAGAAACCCCTGGGGGTTCAACCCGCACGTCACCCCAGTATAGCCCTCGTCTTCGGCCACGCTCACCTGCTTATTCCGCACCCAGGAGGAGGCCGCGGTGAACCGTTCCAGCACGTCTTCACTCACCGCTAGTGCCGTCAACTCCGCCTGCAGGGCGTGCAACAGAGTGGTTAGAAGGACATCTCGACTGTGGGGATGCCCGGCTTCCTGGCGCAGCGAAGTGGCCGTCTGGGAAAGCGGCTCAGGAAAGCTCTCGTGGTTCACATTCAGTCCGATGCCGATGACTGCGTACCGCATCGCATCGCCCGCAAAAACTGACTCTACGAGGATGCCGGCGCACTTCTTCCCGCGGAGCAAAACGTCGTTGGGCCAGCGGATATCGGCTGCCAGAGCAGTCGGCTGCTCGATGGCCGCCTTCACCGCCATGCCGGCAATCAACGACAGCCACAGCGCCCGGTCAGAACTCAGCGAAGGGCGCACCAGAACGCTGACGTAGATGCCATCCTGTGGGCGCGAGTGCCACTGGTGCCCGCCGCGTCCCCGGCCCGCCGTCTGCTCCCCGGCAAGGTAGACACTGCCATGAGGAGCTCCCCGCTGCGCCTGCGCCAGGGCATAGGTGTTGGTCGAGTCGATCGTGGGGAAGTATGCGACCTGGCCGGCAAAGACCGTCCCGCGAAGCTCAGCCCCTAGTGCGGCCAGGTCGTACATCAGTACACGTCCGCGGTGATCTTCATACTGAGGTCGACGGCAACAGCGGAGTGCGTCAGCGCGCCGACACTGATGAAGTCCACACCGGTCTTGGCATAGCTGCCGATGGTCTTCAAGTTCATGTTGCCGCTGGCCTCAATGGACACCCCCGGCGCCCGTTTGCCAATCACCTTTACCGCCTTGGTGACCTCGGCGGGAGTCATGTTGTCCAGCAGGAGCGACTCTGCCCCGCCCAGCAGTGCCTGGTCCAGTTCTGTAAAGGTGCGGACCTCGACCTGTATCTTCTGGCCGCCGCGACGGTCTTCCAGCGCCTTCTTCAACACCGTGGGGATGCCGCCGCCCAGCGAGATGTGATTGTTTTTGATGAGGACTCCGTCGTGTAGATCCTGCCGGTGGTTGGTGCCGCCGCCGCAGGCGACAGCATATTTATCCAGCAGGCGCATTCCGGGCAGCGTCTTGCGCGTATCCAGCACCTTGACCTTCGTTCCCTGTACCTCGCGCACGTACTGTGCCGTAAGCGTCGCAATTCCGCTCATGCGCTGCATCAGGTTCAAAATCACGCGCTCGCAGGAGAGGATAGACGATGCATTGTGACGGATGACCGCCAGCGCCTGCCCCTTTTTCACCCGCACTCCATCAAAAATCTCCGGGTGGCTGATGACGTCGAAACG
This genomic window from Terriglobus albidus contains:
- a CDS encoding DNA internalization-related competence protein ComEC/Rec2 produces the protein MHGATSILDTLWPRWAIEPLRLGRIPVFLAAVSFVFGILLARWNWTPIGCLLWLSACCVLVTWLALRYAPRVALWPALLLWLVAGMLCLELEPRAATASELSQYADRLSRQITAQVVRVQPLSAAAYAPETFDPEALEEESAPKHAKLLAVDLAVDSVEEVKPETSRMLPVKGGLRLYVQAADVTGLPRLHCGDRLAFAAQMRTAERYLDQGVWQYADYLGQQGIAATASIHATVLQPTPASHAGFTCMLHAWATWSAGRLQRVADSRGNRMLPTMLRLTQDDAGMLSAMLFGDRTLLDHRMRLAFERTGTFHVFVVAGMHLALLAAMIYMLLPRRLPEGGRVLITIGLTTIYALLTGFQPPVQRALTMTVVFLLTRWLSREPSTLNALGLAAVVVIAEAPHLIFEASLQMSLLVIIAIGGIAVPLLERTVQPYLRATQRLRLVQLDTGFPPRIAHFRVLLRMYGRPVGWILGAWARSLPAWIVRAALHLVELAFVSLVAEMVMALPMAVYFHRLTLFSVPLNLLCVPLLGMLMPTAIVAFLASLLSPWLAILPAAAASLLLHAMTKIAQRVSYAPAVDLRMPAPPVWAMLFALACWGGCLWLVRRRGRWVWLTAVLLPVAMLAVTWAYRAPLHQGQLEVTALDVGQGDSILLAAPHGATMLIDAGGQVGSTQPSNGGWDIGEEVVSPYLWSRGIRTLDVVALTHAHSDHMGGMAAVLRNFHPRELWVSVNAGSASFHRLLQQAREQGTIVRWLHAPDSLTWDGMHVQVLAPQASAPNGLGPINNDSLVMEIDYGRASVLLEGDAERQSEATMLSSSMVHPVTLLKVSHHGSLSSTTPELLQALHPGYAVISAGRHNRFGHPRMEILQRLQTAQVRTERTDLRGASTFLLRDDGSVTTD
- the rlmD gene encoding 23S rRNA (uracil(1939)-C(5))-methyltransferase RlmD — translated: MKLRIEKAIYGGNGLARMTEGEQAGKAVFVPFALPGEVVDAGVRASKKGFSEAELLSVLEPAPERVVAPCRHFGVCGGCQYQHAAYEAQLAMKRGILRETLERAGVRQLPEITVHSAASWHYRNRIRLRCENNRLGYNRRGSHVFLPIAECPIAAPLLWQAAQTLMELPLEGIAEVELFTDASESKLQLTLLAAKPIASQRLARLSEALQAKVPQLIGASVVQADRDQRGHRGQPDESVEGHVAAQWGEPSLPYAAAGQSYRVQAGGFFQVNRFLIDTMVSLVTADRSGQHAWDLYAGAGLFTAALMPRFAQVTAVEIGEASFRELSSLVTAPHRALRATTAEFLRRGKLQTPDLVVVDPPRAGLGAEVVERLGALQARQIVYVSCDPATFSRDAAGLLQSGYTLAELHLVDMFPQTFHLETVTVFER
- a CDS encoding type III pantothenate kinase gives rise to the protein MLLALDVGNTNIMLGVYDRPEAGQPSKLIADWRVTTIHHRTVDEMSVLLRELFELRNLKIEDVTGIAISSVVPPVDHVLRRVSETLFKIRPLFVEPGIRTGLAVLVDHPTEVGADRIVNCVAAFERYGGPCIVVDMGTATTFDVVSAKGEFLGGAIAPGLGISADALFNLAARLSRVEIRKPSKIIGTNTTDNIQIGLYYGYIGLVDGILERMITELAAPVKTVVTGGLGKLIAPGSRYLDTVDELLTLEGLRIIYDRNQERRRRQGEAAKVLQA
- a CDS encoding biotin--[acetyl-CoA-carboxylase] ligase; amino-acid sequence: MYDLAALGAELRGTVFAGQVAYFPTIDSTNTYALAQAQRGAPHGSVYLAGEQTAGRGRGGHQWHSRPQDGIYVSVLVRPSLSSDRALWLSLIAGMAVKAAIEQPTALAADIRWPNDVLLRGKKCAGILVESVFAGDAMRYAVIGIGLNVNHESFPEPLSQTATSLRQEAGHPHSRDVLLTTLLHALQAELTALAVSEDVLERFTAASSWVRNKQVSVAEDEGYTGVTCGLNPQGFLLVNTRDGTRTVRSGGVRPCE
- the nadC gene encoding carboxylating nicotinate-nucleotide diphosphorylase, with the protein product MKRMDWKSKRVTALLEAALVEDRATEDETTRLTIDPSLRASASILAKEDCVVSGLGCIPAFLEIFARLSKKPVGRFDVISHPEIFDGVRVKKGQALAVIRHNASSILSCERVILNLMQRMSGIATLTAQYVREVQGTKVKVLDTRKTLPGMRLLDKYAVACGGGTNHRQDLHDGVLIKNNHISLGGGIPTVLKKALEDRRGGQKIQVEVRTFTELDQALLGGAESLLLDNMTPAEVTKAVKVIGKRAPGVSIEASGNMNLKTIGSYAKTGVDFISVGALTHSAVAVDLSMKITADVY